ACAGCAAACCCGAcgtgaacgtggtaaaaattcCTATAAATCatgcccacacactcaatacggtgttggcattaccctctcagagggtttccgtgatgccattgaagaagtcgaaccatttgatgaccggctgtaGGTCTTTTTGGAAATCAGGTTTTTCTGATGCCTGACAATCatttgaatttcagatttttccttgGCGCAATCACTTATAGACAAAGGCCCTATGGGATTGAAAACGTAACCGAGGAGTCAATATTGGAAAAGGGATCAGGTTCGGTGCTTTTGGAAAACTCAACTATGGAACTGGCCTGCCCTTTAGAAAAGCTATGATCATATTATAAACGGGGGTGTGTACATATACAATATATACGTCAGTTTACTGGCAGAGTAGTGTTTGCGGCAAAAGTCTTCTGACAGCCCTAAAACCAAGACTGCATCACAGCAGAATTCCAGTGAAATGTTCGCTCAAGGGTACAGCAAATGCCCGGAAACCGCACTTTCTGAACATCACACATCGCCGAGCTTTCATTCCTAAATGTGTAGAAATTCCACTTTCCATtacaagaaaaaaggaaacattgCATCCTGTTCGACGCAAATGTGTATAAATTGTCTGTGTGTAAATATTTAAACGTAGAATATTTTGGGAATCTGTTTAGAGATTTATTAACCTGTCACACGAAATGTGATCAGGGAACGATAAAATACTGATATGACGTTCTTAAAATTTGCTAAAGATTTTATCTTTGCAATGTGTCAAATTTTAATTCATTAATGaaacttaatttaaaaattccggttttcgttttgcttccaaTGCTATTCTTAATAACTGTGACAACATGCCAGAAACCTTTGAAAAAAGCGCAACTTGGAGATTTCCCTAGTCTTGTAAGTGCTTCTTCTAGACATTCCCAATTTTTGCTTGCTTATATCACGGGTTTTACATCGTTTTAGGTGATCGTGATATTTGCAGGTGTCGGTCCATTATGCACTGGTGTTCTCATTAGCAGTGTGCATATTACACTTCCTGGACACTGCGTCATGGTCGGAGAGCCAATTTTGAAAGAGTTTGCGGTAATAGGATTTGCAATTTCAAAATGATTCCTTTTCTGTTAATAGACGAAATAATTTCCGCACGTGAAGACAGTCGTGGCTGGCGATAACAACTGGAAAGGAGGTGGTCGATCCAGGGAAGAACGAAACATAAGCTGGGTTTTGCTTCACCCAAAATATAATTGCCACACGTTCGAATATGatatcgccgtaataaaggtAAGGTGTAAGCGTCATAGTTGCCCTACGTATTTTCACTTAATACAGATACAAATTTGGAAGCGAGTGCCAAAATCAATAATCTCGtttgaaaaaaagacaaaatacTCCCAGTATTAGTTTCTGTATATATCTAAGAAGTCAGAGTTATATCTTCAGCGGGCTTCGCACGTTTGCCGTTTATTGTAAACTCCAAATCTCCACAAATGTTTGCTTTGATTTTGCGTATTAATAGCCTCAAAGGTGCAACTAAGTTGTCAAGCACACTGTTGGTGCGAGCGAGATTGCACGTCATTACACACGGTCCGCTGAAATGAGTTTCGACTCCTTCTAGAATTTCAcgaaaacctttcatttctcCTCTACTTTTCTGCGCCAAAAGCCCCAAGAGCGACCCATTCGTTGGTTAGCTATGGAAATGTCGCCCCACTTCAGTGTTTGACctttccattgccacttccgccttccgactGAACTGACTTGAATGCCGACGAAGTTATTTATTGAAAAGTCAATCCAAGTAGGAGTATAGGGCCAGCGTACCGATATCACAAGTGTTGATCAAGGCTTCGAATCTTTGAGTAACAATGGTGGTTTCCATGTGCAACACCCATTTAGCAACACGGGAAGCACATTAGCAGAGAACAGATTCAACTTGATTTCAGTATTGACATAActgcatttttagattttaggCAAGGCACCGAAGCGAGCTAGCGCTGTCATTTCGTCGACTGACATCCCGTTTGGAGACATCGTAGGCAGAATAACGCATTCTAGATGTATTAATTGATCAAcggtttcgatgctctgcccattgatGCAAACAGGAAGAGTGCCTTTGTTGGTTGTGGTAGAACCGAATTCTACCATACTTGCCTTTTTCAAATCATCCAGAAGCACTCGACCAAGCTCCATGAATTgatgagagaaccaacaggtgtCATTAGCATAGTCAAGGTGTTTCAGCAAAGATATCATGGCCCATAAAACTCTTCCACGTCCTCTGGAAAATGCAACACGAACAATGCCATCGGCAACAAAGCTAAGTAATATCGGGGACCAGCAACAACTCTGGCGGATTCTCCTTTCGGCTtgaaattcttctgagattttactgacacctgaaatccgcgcactgttgcCAAGTGACCTCAAAGGTGTTGAAGTGGTCAATACAGGAGCGGAAACCAGGCTGCTCTGTCGATTAAGTTTTTGAGATGTTTCTGGATGCTTTCCAAGATTATTCTAACAATTATCCTGGTGGGCGCATAGAGCACACAGATACTGtccaattgtcgcacttaagatgggtgcccttctttggaatcttttagatcgtcaacttttttggaatcttttgGATCGTCTGTTCCTTACATTTTCAAGGGAAGGATACGGCCAAGTACCACCTCTTTACCTGCTCGTCCTTATGGATGATAAGTTGGATAAGTTGGTTTATGACAACATAGaggttctttcatgatgcggtatacagctCTGAAATCGCTCCCCTCTGCGAGAGCTTCAGCTTCCCTGACAAACACAATaagaaattcccttttgtctgAAGCCACACTACGTTCAACTTCCTTGGATTTCATTCGCCGCGACATATATAGTCTTTAATTGTTTTCGTTCATCAATAGCTGATTAGCTGAATCCTAAGACGCTTTGGGACTTCTATTGATAGCATGGCAAAAGGAGGTACCAAAACGATTCCACGGAAAGATAATTCATATAATTCATTGCATTGaaaatttagtttagttttagtttcTTTGTTACATACATTCACAAATTGTGGTAGTTCGTTGATCCGCCAAGAGTGGTGGAAATTATTTAAGCTATTCATTTTAATATTAAGAAATCCACCGGGAAATTTACTATTCCCAGAATGATCTCGCGTTAACGATCTTGACTACAATACGGTCGGCTTTCAACTCGCATTTGTAATTACCTTAAGGGAAAAGTCCGTCCTCCTACCGTAAGATATTTTTGAATACTCATAAGTGCAACTCATAAGGTCTATATTTAGCTAGCTCTGTAATGAGCAGTACCTGCCAATCTACAGTGCGAAAGCCGAGCTACTTGTGTATTGATCTCGTCGCCTCGGGCTCTTATTTCGCTTCTATATATATAGCTGCCTTCATCCCTTGGTGCGGTGTAGTGCGTTAACCAGACCTACGcgtcatcgctcgcggttacctgaaatgcgcgtCAGCTCTCCTCACGACTTCTCGAGACGCTCACACCCCTCCTCTACTTTTCGACGTCAAGGGCCCATGAGGCGATTCACTCGTCGGCTGCACTGCACTGCACTGTCCACTGCATGGAATGGCccgcaatacaattgtcgctcaatgtgtgacctatccaccgccACTTCGGTCTTCCTATCACCTCGCGTACGAGTGctaagcctgtgcgccgaccaagtcgttcgtttgaaatagtgttaGGATAGCGTACTCCGCTGGTATGACGCAGATAAGTAATTGAGCTTTTGAGCAACAGtaaagttcactttccatgtccttcctagatatagaaattggtcgatgctttcgatgctctgatcattaatgcagatggggaGAGTGcgagattgagaaccttggtctggtggtgtttatcttcagtccaactatcTACTTCTTTATTTGTCTTTCTTCCCAAatttagagccatttggccaaggtctatggcctgatgagagagcaaacagatgtcatcagcgaatTCGCGGTATTTTAGGGAATattatcgtccattgaattcccccTCGTTCTCCCAACAAGACACCATgcgaacgtcaccgataactagAAGAAATATTAACGGTGATAGGATGCAACCCTTGCAAACTCCGCTTTGGAACCCAAAATCCTTCAAGATTTTAGCTCGCTGcgacacgtgacattttgcgccatcctATGTCTCTCTGAAAATagatattagtttctccagaatgtccctcctgcgtagTGTACTCAAGATTctctccctgttcacgctggcaaaagcttttttgaaatcagtgaagagcaggtgcagcgaatatTTAAATTCTACGCACTGTTCTAAAATTATCGatagggtgttgatatggtcaatgcaggagggttATGATCGGAAACCAacctactctctgtcgatcaagctcaaaatgttctttgatgcgttccaggattattttagtattATCTTTGCtatggcagggagcacgcagatacccctccaattgtcacactcaaaacgtgagtcctttttagaattttaacgaacatcccttttttcctcttcctggGAAAAGTCTTGGATTTCCAATATCCATACGAGTGAAAACAGCagatctgcaataactgcagggGCAGCGATAGATAACCTTGCGGGAAACTGTTTGAGGGCTAATCATTTCATCAGCTATCATGTTTCTGCTGTCTAAACTTATCATTTGGACTGCATTGAGTTCGGTAATAATGAAGCTCAACAACAGCCTCATTCGTGGTATTAAATTAAATGTCTCGAGTGCTACTTTCTCAAGCCAGCTCTTCTTTTAACATTGGTTACAGAGGTTCTGCGAAGTCGTTGTAGGGAGAAGGGGTTGAATTTGGCCACTTAAATCACTCCTAGAAACTAGCCAGCTGAATAATATGAAAATGGTAATGACgatgccgctataatatatttaAGTCCGCAAATAGTTCGACAGAATATATTAGTCTAGtagtagcatattactatattttgtaaatcTACTGCAAACTCTTGAACCCTTGAATCATTAGGAGTGGCATACGCCATAGTTCGAaacgatattggaaagtttgatagaGATCTTACTAGTATTAACATGAGGGCCATCATTGCGCGATTCACCTAAATTTGCTGTATCTTAAGGCATTACGTGATGTCGCTTTTACCAAGCACTCTAATAATGTGCCATTCAGAGTTCCCAATTGATTTACAATCGCTCCATTTTGTTGCCATCTTTGTATTACGAACTGGtcacctgcaatagtcagactaaattctaaataacagtgatctgagagtgcgatttcatctagcactcgccagtctctaatcaattcTAACAACTTGGTAgttcagattgttaggtcaattacttcacttcttcttggccccacggaCGTAGGGGCGTACCCTCCATTTACGGCCATTACACCAGCTtctttcctctaggattgcattggCTACtggcccaacaaatatgctgagcgttcgcatcagaacctattaagagtttaaggccacttgattccgcATACTCTAagagatcccttagttcttgtggTGGATACAAAGGGACAtaaggtaagtaagcagaggcaactatgacgtttctcctgttGCCATTAACAGGTACTGTAAGTTGATCGCAACTAGGtcttgggaacagaactgtatcagcatggttgcctctaacaattttgttaTCAGGACGCAGGCCTACGGACACGGTGATCTCTCATCGAACGAGATCCTATTTcctttgactgatccaatatcacagattttgttaaaacgaacaaCCAGAAATATATTAGGACAGTCTTGCAACTTTGCCGGACTTGCAGTgagcagataggaggaggctttggcatgctgcaggtcaATTTCACTTAACTTcctgtttgtagacataagtgtagtctaatatgaaaactgctATTCACTGAAAAGTCtgttgcgttcagtgtggatctcatcggGGTTTGTCCCCACTTTTCGCTGAAAGTTCTGTTTTTTTGCGGCCGATTTCTTcagatatcgccacacttggtggtgtagtaaCGGCCATGTCTTTATTATCGCGATACTTTTTTCGCAATGCCGGGCTGCATGAATCTGTTTCCGCATATCGGAATTAAACTGCCAGCTTgcttttcttccgcttttccaggTAGAGGCGGTGGAGAAGGTTCTGATAGACAAGCCTGTATGCTGCGCTTTCCTCTTCCGTTCCTGggaagagttaggcaatagTTTCACCGACAGGTCGGCCGCAGTTAGGTTTTCAGTCCCTCTCATCAAGGGAGTCGCTGCACTATCTTTTCTGAAGTGGAAAGTCTGTCTTCCactgatttctccgtgggggaacataaaTCTGGTGTGGCCTCGAAAATAAGTGCCATGACCACGAGTTGGTTTCTAAAAGAATGAATTTGAAGTCTCTGTACCACTTCCATTGCTTCCATCTACATGTGTTTTTCGACACCCTTAGTGTACTTGTAAACTACTATAGGCTCGCCCACCACAAAAAGGAGGAACAGAGGAGCACAGAGGAGCAGCAGGActatcctagtcagtcttattagttttgtTGGGATATTGGATTCTCCcgcatggccgtgtgcagtatGACCCTGACGAATTTGACTTTGTTGACGGTGAATACACTTCAGACTTTCCTTGAAATTGTGCTTTCTCTTGATGATAGAAACTGGAAAAACGTCATTCCTTTTTTTAATATAACACATAAAATGGTTTTTTTCTAGGTAATTGCACCGTTTCCTCTAACAGAATATATAAATTTAAAGGCTATCTCAGATGCGCTCCCAGAATTAGGAACGCATTGTGTGGTGGCTGTATGGGGTTCAAGAAGGACGGTAAGCaagaattaagggggtcatctttTCTGTTGGATCCGAGGAATAGATTTTTCTGGCATCAGTTGTGTTTACATACAGTATAGCAGTGTATTTAGGTGtcgtgatttttcgatattcagagtcatttggcAATTACAGTATTAAACAGGTGAAGTGTCCTATATCAGGTCCGAACGACATTCGAATGACCTGGCTAGAATAGagaaaattgaagccaaaacCTTACATGTGTTTCTAAAGAAACCGAAGGTTTAttgttaataatcacattctaatttttcaatatgtttttctcgaaactgcatattgaaaatcgagtGCCACCATACACCAAAACCTATCTAATGAAATTCTCTAAAATGTTCACCACCTATTGAGAAGATACTTCTACAGTTCGCAAACTCATATAAAAGGCGATTGAATTGgcgtttttaaggctttgtgtaaacaaaaaaccttattcaaatcggttcaatatctctctgtccgtctgtccgtttgtccgtctgtccgtctgtccgcctgtccgcctgtccgcctCTCCGCGTGTACGCCTGTCCGCCAGTCTGTTagacccgatttactcagaaacggctgaaccaattgatacaaaatttgttaagaacatgtggtctgtctGTCCCTTTACATGTCgctagtggcgccattttatgttaaacattaaggagggctccccatacatgcgaaagaagggtgaatattttttttcacagaacatggtcgtgtgaggtatcaaatggagGGGCTTaattcgaaactgatcttttttcggatattgggtgaaacataagggagatAGGACAcaaaatgtgtgtcccaaaaagtgaaacgggTCTACCTACCCAAACCAACATTCTGAAAAAAACCACAGTGACGCAGCAAtattaaatctaggcctcaaagtacatcccattacgatatctgcacaaataaagttaataatggcattaccatgttttagaaatttaccgggaaACTGCCCCCACCCTTAAGACAGAGCACAAAAAATTTACGTTCCACACTTTAAAATGCTGTttagttttttctttaagattagCACAGCGCCCTTTATCGTGGCACCCGAAAAGTACCTTTTGTTAGATGGGTGTGCAAGTTGTTCCGTACTTCAATAATTAATTAtgatatcgggctggaaaaaatgttacacaGGCTCAAGAcattaatatatatatggtgaaaaattagtatttgtatctttatccagttcttcacgaaaaaattccgaaaaagcgaaaaaacggcctttacacgggatggcccccttaagtttatagtAATTTTGAACTCTTGCAATGTCCTATAGTGTATCTTTATGAAGGGTTCATTGCGCTATGCTAAGGTTCCTGTGATTCGTTTCGAAAGCTGTTCAAGACCGCCTGAACTATTCATCCGATCTAAAATGATTTGTGCTGGAAATTATCAGGTGAATGGGCGGTGTAGTGTAAGTACTAATTGTACTttttaaacaatcttttttttattcttttactGTAGTTAGAGAAAAATGGCTTTCCTGACAGTTGTCTGAaagcatgttgttgtttgttgcaGCAAAGCAGTGTGGGTCCATTGTTTTGTAAAGGCTCTCTTCATGGGTTGAATACAGGTGGCAAGACGTCATGTGATCCGCTTCATAATAGTTTGAAATACACCGCAGTATACGCTTTTCGAAACTTCTTACAAACAGCAGTTGTTCGAAGAAGTGGTGAACCATTGGTTATAGTTCAAGTTTCGGGGTAATAATGACTCAATATTTATCAAAGATTTCTATTCATAAATGTTAActcttttcagctcgaagaAAAGTCACACTCGCATCTGGATTTTATTTGGTGTTCTAGCAAATACTTCTTTAAttaaaattcttcgcatttgtctTATTTAACATGTGTTGgttgattttcaaaatttgttgcGTAATTAATGTTTATGTCCTTGAAAACTAAATCAATAAATTGGTTTCAGGTTTCTTTGTGACTGAAGTGTTTATTCATTGTCAGGGCCAAGGAGTTTTCATGAATAAAGGTATTCTACGTCAGTTTTGGACCACACATAGTCACGTGATTAGCTACCTTGTTCTGTAAGTTCATCTTCATCTGGCCTGGATctgttttttagatttttcgataaATACTGAAATGAACTGCGCTTTAATTGTTTTTAATAGATGGGACAAAATGTGCCTCTAAACATGTCACACAGACGTGGCCGTTAACAATGAACTCTGGGTTCGAAAAGTCAGAGGAGTGAAGATGTGGCCGTGAGCAataaactctgggtaccaggtgaCCCTCAGTTTCTACTAGTCTTgtcttggcaaaaaaaaaaactctgccCAGATAGACTTACTTTCTTCGGTAAAACAAGGGCTATTACAGCCAAATATGATGAACTCCAAAGAGAGATTTTTcccttattcaagtgggaatcaATCCAATTAGGCTTAGTCCTTAACAGGCGAGTCAAAGGAGTCCTCATCTG
The window above is part of the Hermetia illucens chromosome 3, iHerIll2.2.curated.20191125, whole genome shotgun sequence genome. Proteins encoded here:
- the LOC119652302 gene encoding trypsin-like isoform X1, which gives rise to MKLNLKIPVFVLLPMLFLITVTTCQKPLKKAQLGDFPSLVIVIFAGVGPLCTGVLISSVHITLPGHCVMVGEPILKEFATVVAGDNNWKGGGRSREERNISWVLLHPKYNCHTFEYDIAVIKVIAPFPLTEYINLKAISDALPELGTHCVVAVWGSRRTCIFMKGSLRYAKVPVIRFESCSRPPELFIRSKMICAGNYQVNGRCSQSSVGPLFCKGSLHGLNTGGKTSCDPLHNSLKYTAVYAFRNFLQTAVVRRSGEPLVIVQVSGSKKSHTRIWILFGVLANTSLIKILRICLI
- the LOC119652302 gene encoding trypsin-like isoform X2; the encoded protein is MKLNLKIPVFVLLPMLFLITVTTCQKPLKKAQLGDFPSLVIVIFAGVGPLCTGVLISSVHITLPGHCVMVGEPILKEFATVVAGDNNWKGGGRSREERNISWVLLHPKYNCHTFEYDIAVIKVIAPFPLTEYINLKAISDALPELGTHCVVAVWGSRRTGSLRYAKVPVIRFESCSRPPELFIRSKMICAGNYQVNGRCSQSSVGPLFCKGSLHGLNTGGKTSCDPLHNSLKYTAVYAFRNFLQTAVVRRSGEPLVIVQVSGSKKSHTRIWILFGVLANTSLIKILRICLI
- the LOC119652302 gene encoding kallikrein-8-like isoform X3, coding for MKLNLKIPVFVLLPMLFLITVTTCQKPLKKAQLGDFPSLVIVIFAGVGPLCTGVLISSVHITLPGHCVMVGEPILKEFATVVAGDNNWKGGGRSREERNISWVLLHPKYNCHTFEYDIAVIKCIFMKGSLRYAKVPVIRFESCSRPPELFIRSKMICAGNYQVNGRCSQSSVGPLFCKGSLHGLNTGGKTSCDPLHNSLKYTAVYAFRNFLQTAVVRRSGEPLVIVQVSGSKKSHTRIWILFGVLANTSLIKILRICLI